CCATTTATTGTAGGCCCAGGGATCAAAACAGGGCTCAATGTGCGTGTTGATAACCCCAAAGAGGTCGGTGCCGATCGCATTGTTAACGCGGTTGCAGCTCTTGAGCTCTACGGAGCGCCCTGCATTATTGTAGATTTCGGAACGGCAACTACGTACGATTATATTGATCCTGCCCAGCAGCTTGTTGGCTGCGCGATTGCTCCGGGAATTGGCATTTCTACCGAAGCCTTATATCAGAAGGCGGCGAAGTTGCCGCGCATTGAACTCGTCAAGCCTAAGAGCGTGGTCGGACGCAATACGGTAGCCGCCATGCAGGCGGGTATTGTTTATGGCTATGTAGGTCAAGTAGATGGGATTGTTGAACGCGTAAAGCAAGAGTTCAATGTCAATCCGACTGTCATCGCGACGGGTGGACTGGCGGAATTGATTTCAAGTGAGTCGCGTACGATACAAATTGTAAATCCTTTGCTCACTTTGCAAGGTTTGCAAATGATTTATGAGAAAAATGCATAAGCTGTTTAAGGAAAGGAACGTAACATGAGCGATTATTTAATTCGAGGAACGGCTCTCGGGGGCAGGGTTCGAGCGTTTGCGGTGCAAACGACCGTTCTCACCGAAGAACTCAGTCGGAGACACCAAACGACGCCGACAGCCACGGCTGCACTTGGACGGACAGCTGCGGCTGGCCTTTTAATTGGAGCCATGTTGAAGGGTGAGGAGAATCTCATCATTCAAGTGAAGGGCGAGGGGCCCATCGGTCAAATCGTCGTTGATGCCAACGCGAAGGGTGAGGTGCGTGGTTATGTAGATAACCCGCTGGTCGACCCGCCGCTCAAAGAGAATGGCAAGCTTGATGTAGCAGCCGCTGTAGGGACAGAAGGTTTTTTGTACATAACGAAAGATTTGGGATTGAAAGAGCCATACAAAGGCAGTGTTCCTCTCATCTCAGGGGAATTGGCGGAAGATTTCACCTACTACTTTGCAAAGTCGGAACAAACACCATCCGCCGTGGCGCTCGGCGTGCTGGTTAATACTGATCATTCTATCCTGGCCTCAGGCGGGTTCGTGATTCAATTGCTTCCAGGGTTAATGGACGAGGAGATCGCTGAAATTGAGGAAATGCTGGGTCGTACTCCTTCTTTCACCAGTATGTTGGGGGAAGGACTCAATTTAGAAGAGATTCTGCAAACGGTATTGCCTTCGTTCCAGTCATTGGATCAGATGGATGTCATGTTCCGCTGCAAATGCAGTCGTGAAAAGGTAGAGTCCACATTGATTTCTTTAGGGAAATCAGAATTGCAAGAGATTCTTGAAGACGAAGGATTCGCAGAAGTGGTGTGCCATTTCTGCAATGAAGCTTATCGCTATGAGGAAGATGATTTACAAAGAATGATCGATCTATAGACCACACAAGCACGATGGAAGTAAAGAGGGAGTCAGGATGCAGAACGTAAAACGATTGTGGGGAGCCATCATTGTGCTGGCTGTATGTAATCTCGTGCTCACATCCTTGCTGATCACCCATTCCATGAATCAAACAGAACCAAGTCAGCCTACAGAACCTGAACAGCAAGGTGAGCAGAAGAACGAGCGGGTAGTCGCCAAAATTGGGGATCGTGAAATAACCATAAAAGAACTGCATACGGCGTTGGAACGCCATTACGGGACGGAACTACTGGGTCAATTGTTGGATCGCGAAGTGATAAGTCTGGAAGGAAACGAGACGGGGACTGCGATAGGGAACGCGGAGATTAACCGTGAATTGAAGCGGATGCAGCAAGGATATGAGAGCGAAGAACAATTCTACGCATCTATGCAAAATCAGTTAGGACTGTCGAAGCAAGAAATCCAAGAGGATGTAACGAATAAGTTATTGCTTGAGAAGCTTGCAACGAGTCATGTCCATATTACCGATGCACAAGTAGATGAGTATATCAAGACACATGCGGATGAATTCAAACAAGCAACAGAGTACAACATCCTTCAGATTATCGTGTCCACCAAGGACCAAGCGAACAAAGTCATTGCGGAACTGGCTAAAGGGGAGAGCTTTGCAACCTTGGCCAGAGATCGCTCGCTCGATGATGCAACCAACAACACCGGTGGTGATTTGGGTTGGATCGAGGGAGATGATCCCTTTGTTGCTGCGCCCGTTCTGGAATCGGCTAAATTGCTGAAGGTAGGGGAAGTAAGCAAGCCTGTTAGTTTGCCACAGGGCTTCGCGATCGTGAAATTGAAGAACAAGCGAGAGAAAGTGAATCCGGAACAAGGCTTTATTCGGGAGAATGTGCGCAGGGAACTGGCTCTTCAGGAAGCCCCGCCATTGAAGGATTATGTGCTGCAGCTCCGCAACAAGTGGAAAGTGTCAATCATAGACCCGCAATTACGTTAACGCATTGTGAAAATATGGTTGACAACCTGTAAGCGCATTGATAAGATTAATGTATTAATACCGACTAATTAACTCGGAAATCATTCATCACTTAACCTGGAGGGGAAATAAGATGGCAAGATTAGTTCAAAGCATTACTGATTTGATTGGAGATACACCTCTTGTTCGTTTGAATCGCGTTGTTCCGGAAGGAAGCGCTGAGGTTTATGTAAAGCTGGAGTACCAGAATCCAGGTGCCAGCGTGAAAGACCGCATTGCCATCTCCATGATCGAAGTAGCTGAGCAAGAAGGCAAACTCAAGCCAGGCGATACGATTGTTGAGCCAACTAGCGGTAACACAGGAATCGGAATAGCTTTAGTGGCAGCAGCCAAAGGATACAAGGCGATTCTGGTTATGCCGGAAACGATGTCTTTGGAAAGACGCAACCTGCTTCGCGCCTACGGTGCACAGCTCGTTCTGACGCCTGGTGCAGAAGGAATGAAGGGGGCTATCAAGCGTGCGGAAGAGCTTCAAGCGGAGAACCCTTCTTACTTCATCCCGCAACAATTCAAAAACCCGGCTAACGTGAAGGTTCACCGCGAAACAACAGGACCAGAAATCGTTGAAGCTATCAATGCGCATGATGGCAAATTAGATGCTTTCATTTCCGGTATCGGTACTGGTGGAACGATCTCAGGCGCTGGCGGCGTGCTGAAAGAAAATTTCCCGGGAATTAAAATTTACGCCATTGAGCCTGCGGCTTCTCCGGTTCTTTCCGGCGGTAAACCAGGTCCTCATAAAATTCAAGGGATCGGTGCAGGTTTTGTTCCGGACATCTTGAACACGAAAATTTATGATGAAATCATTGCAGTAGAGAACGAAGATGCGTTCGAAACTTCCCGTCGTGTAGCCAAAGAAGAAGGTATTCTTGGTGGTATTTCCTCCGGAGCGGCGATTTTCGCAGCACTGAAAGTTGCAAAAGAACTTGGAACTGGCAAACGTGTTGTTGCTATTATCCCAAGTAACGGAGAGCGTTACCTCTCTACGCCACTTTACCAATTCGAAGAGCAATAAGACTCCAAGAACAAACGAGCTCCCGGCTGCTGCAGCTGGGGGCTTTTTTTCTGTGTAAGGTTGGAGTATACTAATGGACAACTAATCATCGGAGACGAACGGAAGGAGGGCAAGCATGATCCTAACATCCCTAGAGCAGTGGCGTAATTGGTCATCCACCTACACCATGCTGCCTTATGTCATGAAGCTGGGACTGGCCGAAGAGCGGGTAGCTTCATGGGAAGCAGCCTGGAAGGGCGCCTCCCCGGATTCATTTGTTCTGGAAAGCGGCAAGGGTGGCCGCTACACCTTTTTCGGTCTGCAGCCTTTTTCCACGGTGCGTGGAACCGGTTTGATTGCCGAAATCACCAGGCTGCCTCTCACAAACAATGAAGGAACCAACGTTTTGCATCGGGAAGGCAAGCCGCTAGACATCGTCAAGCAATGGATGGCGCCTTTTCATAGTCCTAATGTAGAGGGAGCTCCTAAGTTTCTAGGCGGATGCGTTGGCTATTGGAGCTACGATGTAATCCGCACGATCGAGAAGCTTCCGGAAGAGGCAGCTAATGATTTGCCGATTCCAGACTACAGCTTCGCTATGTATGATCAGGTATGGATCTTGGATCATACCGAAAAAAGTTTGTATATCGCGGTTCATACACAGATATCCGATATCTCAGCAGACGCTGCCGATCTCGAACAGCTCTACCAGCAAGCGCGCGATAACGCACACGCGATGCTCGCTCGCTGGCAGGCCATCCGCGCCTCTGGAAGCGCACCGCTTGGCGGCGCGGGCGTTGATCTCGCGCGCGAGCAGCTGCACATCGACGTCGAAAGCATCGCAGGCATCCAGCCTGCCTTCGGCAAAGCCGATTACATCGCGGCGGTGCAGCGCATCCAAGCCTACATCTCGCAAGGTGACGTGTTCCAAGTCAACTTGTCGGTTAGACAGAGCCGGCAGCTGAGCACTACGCCGGAGGAGATCTACGAGGCGCTGCGCATCGTCAATCCCTCGCCGTACATGGGCTTGCTGCGCTTCGACGGCTTCGCGCTCGTATCGGGCTCGCCGGAGCTGCTCGTGCAGCTCGAGGACGGCGTCCTGCGGACGCGTCCGATCGCTGGCACGCGTCCACGCGGCAAGGACGAGCAAGATGATCTGCGCCTGGCTGGCGAGCTCATCGACAATGACAAAGAGCGTGCCGAGCACGTCATGCTGGTCGATCTTGAGCGCAACGACCTGGGCCGCATCTCCAAGTACGGCACTGTCCAAGTGAAGGACTTCATGGTCATAGAATACTATTCCCATGTCATGCACATCGTCTCGGAAGTCGTTGGTGAGCTGGCAGAAGGGAAGGATGTCTATGATGTCATTGCTGCGACATTCCCTGGAGGAACCATCACCGGAGCTCCTAAGATTCGGACGATGGAAATTATTGAAGAATTAGAGCCCGTGCGTCGCGGACCTTATACGGGTTCGATGGGATGGATTGACTATAACGGCAATATGGAATTTAATATTATTATACGAACGCTGGTAGCTGTGCAAGGAGTAGGCCATATTCAAGCGGGGGCAGGGATCGTCATTGATTCTATTCCGGAGCGAGAATATATCGAATCCCTGAACAAAGCCAAAGCGATGTGGAAAGCGATAGAATATAGCGAGCGGAGCATGAGCCGAGCTTAGGGCCCAAGACGGGCTGACGAAAGGGGAGCTTAGAATGATTTTAGTGATTGATAATTATGATTCGTTTACGTACAACCTCGTCCAATACTTGGGGGAGATCGGTGAAGAAGTCATCGTTCGTCGCAATGACGAAATCGATTTAGCGGGTGTAGAGGCTTTGGCGCCTGATCACATTTTGATATCTCCGGGACCTTGCACGCCGAATGAAGCCGGCATTAGCTTATCACTGATTGACCATTTCAAGGGTATAATTCCCATCTTCGGCGTTTGTCTGGGCCACCAATCCATTGGTCAAGCTTTTGGCGGCGACGTTATTCGTGCAGAACGTTTAATGCATGGCAAAACCTCAGAAATTTTCCATGACGGGAAAACGTTATTCGAAGGACTGCCTTCGCCATTTATAGCAACACGCTATCATTCTTTAATTGTCAAAGCGGAGACGCTGCCGGATTGCTTGGAAGTAAGCGCACATACCGCAGAGGGAGAAATTATGGCTTTGCGCCATAAGGAATATCCGATCGAGGGTGTTCAGTTCCATCCCGAATCGATCATCACACAGCATGGCCATCAGATTCTGCGGAACTTTCTTCGCCGGACGGCCAAAGCGGGAGTGTAACTATGATCATCAGCGTTAATGGAAACCTGATCGATGACAAGCTGGCCGTGGTCTCGGTTTATGATCACGGCTTTCTTTACGGGCTTGGTCTCTTCGAGACTTTCCGTACCTATGGGGGGAAGCCTTTTTTGCTTAGGGAGCACCTCGACCGTTTATCCGCAGGCTGTCGTGAACTTGGTATCGTATTTGAACCAAATCTTGAACGTCTCGAAGGTTTAATCGCGTCATTGCTGCAAGCTAATGAGCTAGAGGATGCCTATATTCGTTATTCCGTTTCGGCGGGAGAGGAAGCTCTAGGTCTGCCTACGGAAGATTACAAGCAACCAACAGAGATTATCTATATCAAATCACTTCCGGCACGAGATGAGAAAACGTACCAGCAAGGCAAAGCGCTGCAACTGCTGAAGCTGCCCCGCAATACGCCTGAAGGGCTGTACCGCTTCAAGTCTTTTCACTATATGAACAACATTCTTGCCAAAAGAGAGCTTCAGCAATACAGCTGGGCTGCTGGCGCAGAGGGTTTAATGCTTAGCGAAGACGGCTATGTGGCCGAGGGCATCGTCAGCAATATTTTCTTCGTCAAAAATGGCATCGGTTATACGCCTTCATTGGACACGGGCATACTGCCCGGCATTACTAGAGCCCATGTGCTTGGTCTTGCGCAGCAGCAGCAAATTCCAACCCAGGATGGCTTATATCGCTGGGAAGATCTTACCGAGGCTGACGAAGTTTTTCTCGTTAATTCTATTCAAGCTATCGTTCCCGTCACAACATTGTATACACCCAGTGGACAAGCGTACCCAGTTGGCTCTGGTTTGGTAGGGCCGTTAACGCGCCGACTTATGGAGTCGTATCACTAAACATCTGACAGCTATAGGAAGTGAACAGAAGATGAACGTGTTATCTTGCGGAGGACATGAGCTGCCCATTGGTGATCGAACGATCATTATGGGCATATTGAACGTAACACCAGATTCCTTCTCTGATGGCGGGGATTACGTCCGGGTTGCGGATGCGGTGAGCAGGGCTAGGCAAATGGTTGCTGAAGGCGCTGATATCATTGATATCGGAGGAGAATCTACCCGGCCGGGATTCGCTGCGGTTACTCAGGAAGAGGAGTTGCGACGTGTTATCCCTGTCATTGAGGCACTGCGTCGGGAAATTAATGTTCCTATTTCGATAGATACCTACAAAGCTGAAGTTGCTAAACAAGCACTAGAAGCGGGAGCGCACATTATCAACGATGTATGGGGTGGTCAAGCCGACGCGCGTATGGCAATTGTAGCTGCCAGCTACGATTGTCCATTTATCATTACCCATAATCGCACGAACTCGGTATACTCCGATTTCATTCCCGATGTTATCAACGATTTGCTTCTTTACACGAAACAAGCGCTAGAGGCTGGTGTTCGGGAGGAGCGTATTATTTTAGACCCCGGTATTGGATTTGCCAAGAGCTATGAACAAAATTTGCAGTTAATGAATCAACTGGCTGAGATTACTGTTCTCGGTTACCCTGTCCTTCTAGGGACATCCCGGAAAAGCGTGATTGGCCTAACCCTTAACCTGCCACCTGAGGAGCGTCTTGAGGGCACGGCTTCAACGGTTGTACTAGGGATTGCTCAAGGCTGTGGAATCATTCGTGTGCACGACATTCAAGCAATGAAACGAGTAGCGGTCATGACAGATGCCATTATCCGCTCATAACATAACGATGGAGGCAATAAGGATGGATAAAATAACCCTGTCCCGCATGCAGTTTTTTGGTAATCATGGCGTGTTTCCGGAAGAGAATAAACTAGGTCAGCGTTTCTATGTTGATGTAGAGCTTATGCTGCCTTTGAGCAAACCGGGAAAGTCGGATCATCTGGATGATACCGTTAATTATGGCGAAGTTTTTTTCAAAGTGAAGGAAATTGTCGAAGGGCGCACCTTCAAATTAATTGAGGCGCTTGCAGAAAATATTGCATCCGAGCTGCTGCATACTTATACTAGTATCAATGAAGTGACGGTGCGCGTCATTAAGCCGCATCCACCCTTTGCCGTTATATTTGACGGCGTCACCATTGAGATTAACCGAAAGCGGGCCGTACAATGACAGCCGAAGAACGAGAACCAACTACTACCGCCTATGTGGCACTAGGATCTAATATCGATGATCGTGAACATTATTTGCAGGATGCGATTGCAGCGCTTCACCAGGAGTCGGGTATCCAAGTAACTGGCCTTTCCAGTATTTACGAAACCGAACCGGTTGGCTATGTGGATCAATCTGCTTTTCTCAATATGGTTATTCAAATTCATACGAGTCTGCCTGCAGAAGCATTGCTGTTCACTTTGCTTGCCATCGAGAACCGTTTGGGCCGTACGCGGGATTTGCGCTGGGGTCCAAGAACCATCGATTTGGATCTGCTCCTTTACGGCGATGAGCAGCTTACAACCCCCGACTTGATCATTCCGCATCCGCGGATGCATGAGCGGGCTTTTGTATTAGTTCCTCTCACAGAGGTTCTCTCTAAACGGCAGGATGCTGCATTTGAATTCATCTCCGGGCATTTGGAGAAACTGGAAGGAAAGGAAGGCGTCGTTCTATGGAAAAAAGCTCAGTAGCTCAGCGCATTCGCGCTTTTCGCAAATTAAAGGGATATACACAGAACGAACTGGCTGATTTGCTTGGCGTCTCGATTGCCATTTTGGGAGCGATTGAGAGAGGCACACGCAAGCCGGATACGAAAATTATAAACAAGATCTCGCAAGTCCTTAATATAGAGCCCGACGAGTTAGTCGCGGCGGTTGCGAGATGAGAGGAGTGGAATCTTCGGTGCTGAAAATAGGAAATGTCGAAGCTCCCAATCGCGTTGTGCTCGCCCCCATGGCGGGCGTTTGTAATCCAGCATTTCGACTGATTGCCAAGGAATTTGGCACAGGTCTGGTATGTGCAGAAATGGTTAGTGATAAAGCTATCGTTCACGGGAATACGCGTTCGATGGAGATGCTATATGTAGACGATCGTGAGAAGCCGCTAAGCCTGCAAATTTTTGGTGGTGATACGGAAACCCTCGTGCAAGCAGCCAAAATTGTTGATCAGCATACGAATGCGGATATCATCGATATCAATATGGGCTGTCCGGTTCCCAAGATCACCAAGTGCGACGCTGGAGCGCGGTGGCTGCTCCAACCTGACAAGATTGAGCAAATGATCGCAACCGTTGTTGCTGCTGTAAACAAGCCGGTAACCGTGAAAATGCGGATCGGTTGGGATTCCGAACACATTTACGCGATCGAGAATGCGAAAGCTGTCGAAAGAGGCGGAGGAAGTGCCGTCAGTGTGCACGGTCGTACACGAGAGCAGCTGTATACAGGGAAAGCGGATTGGGATATTATCCGTGATGTGAAGCAGGCACTCTCGATCCCGGTAATTGGGAATGGCGATGTTGTAACCCCCGAAGATGCCAAGCGCATGTTGGATCACACGGGTGTAGATGGCGTCATGATCGGACGTGGAGCGCTAGGCAACCCATGGATGCTATACCGCACGGTACAGTATCTGGCTAACGGGGAACTGCCTCCTGAGCCTACGCCGGAAGAGAAAATTCGTATCGCCATCCTCCATATGGACCGTCTTATCGCCCTCAAAGGCGAGCACGTTGCCGTCAAGGAAATGCGCAAGCACATGGCCTGGTATCTCAAAGGCTTAACAGGTTCAGCTCGTGTGAAGGATGCCATCATGGAGATGCTCAAGCGGGATGAGATGGTGCGGGTTTTGAATGAATATGTCGAGCATCTCTCTGTAGAAACGCTGGCGCCAACTGCTGAAGAATCAGCTGTTGTGCAATAAATAATCACGCGATGGTTGAGATTGACATTTTGAAACCGTTGCAATATAATCAGTCAATATTAATGTGTTCCTGCATATATTGAAAGACAAACGCGCACCTAAGCGATTTATGAAACGTGAATTCATACTACTTGAATCAGCTCTATAAAGACCCGACTCCTAGCAGGAAGCATCGATTCAACGATATGAAAATCTTTCACATGACGGGAGATCAGTTGTTAATGGCTGAAAAAGAGGTCATTCTTACACCACAAGGTTTAAAGAAGCTTGAAGATGAGCTCGAACATCTGAAATCAGTGAAGCGTCGCGAAGTGGCTGAGAGAATCAAGGTCGCCATCGGATATGGTGATATCAGTGAGAACTCAGAATACGAAGATGCTAAGAACGAACAAGCTTTTATTGAAGGTAGAATCATTACATTAGAAAAACTGCTGCGCAATGCGCGTATTATTAATAACGACGATGTCGATACCAATACCGTAAGTGTTGGCTCAATTGTAACGCTGAAGGATTTAGAATTCGGTGATCTAGTCGAGTACAACATTGTAGGTACGGCGGAATCCGATCCGTTGATGAATAAGATTTCCAATGAAAGCCCTGTAGGCAGAGCTATTCTAGGTAAACAAAGGGGCGCGAACGTCGATGTAGTCGTTCCTGCTGGCGTCATTCAGTATCAAATTATTGATATTAAAAAGTAGCGTGCAGCCCTTTGGAAAGCTTCCTTTCGGAAGCTTTTTTCCGGTTTAGCACCCTTTACTAATAAGTGGGAGATGAAATCATGAGTCAGGAATTGGAGTTAAATGAATTGCTCGTCATTCGTCGCAATAAATTGGACGAGCTTCGTGGTCTGGGTGTCGACCCATTTGGCGGAAAATATGTGAGAACGCATACGGCCCAAGAAATTCTTGCGGCCTACCAGGATAAAACCAAAGAAGAACTGGATGCTGAAGCCGTTGAGGTCAGTATTGCCGGACGTATTATGCAAAAAAGAGGGATGGGTAAAGCTAGCTTCGCACATCTTCAAGACATCACTGGCAAAATTCAAATCTATGTGCGTGAAGATGCTTTGGATACTGCTATCTATAGAGCCTTTGATATTTTGGACTTGGGCGATATCGTGGGTGTGCAAGGGGTCGTTTTCAAAACAAAAACCGGTGAAACTTCTATTAAGGTACATTCCCTTGAAGTTCTAACCAAGTCCTTGCTGCCACTGCCGGACAAATTCCATGGTCTTAGTGATGTGGAATTGCGTTACCGCCAGCGGTATGTTGATTTGATTATGAATCAAGATGTGCAACAAACCTTTATTCTGCGTTCCCGCATTATTCAGGCTATGCGTCGCTACCTGGATTCGCTAGGCTTCTTAGAAGTAGAAACACCTACACTCCATACGATCGCGGGCGGAGCTTCAGCACGTCCTTTCAACACACATCACAATGCTTTGGATATGCAGCTGCATATGCGAATTGCTATTGAGCTTCACTTGAAGCGTCTAATTGTTGGCGGACTGGAGAAAGTATACGAAATTGGGCGTGTATACCGGAATGAAGGTATCTCTACGCGTCATAATCCCGAGTTTACGATGATAGAGTTGTACGAGGCCTATGCGGACTACAAAGACATCATGAAGCTTACAGAA
Above is a genomic segment from Paenibacillus sp. HWE-109 containing:
- the hslO gene encoding Hsp33 family molecular chaperone HslO is translated as MSDYLIRGTALGGRVRAFAVQTTVLTEELSRRHQTTPTATAALGRTAAAGLLIGAMLKGEENLIIQVKGEGPIGQIVVDANAKGEVRGYVDNPLVDPPLKENGKLDVAAAVGTEGFLYITKDLGLKEPYKGSVPLISGELAEDFTYYFAKSEQTPSAVALGVLVNTDHSILASGGFVIQLLPGLMDEEIAEIEEMLGRTPSFTSMLGEGLNLEEILQTVLPSFQSLDQMDVMFRCKCSREKVESTLISLGKSELQEILEDEGFAEVVCHFCNEAYRYEEDDLQRMIDL
- a CDS encoding anthranilate synthase component I family protein, whose protein sequence is MILTSLEQWRNWSSTYTMLPYVMKLGLAEERVASWEAAWKGASPDSFVLESGKGGRYTFFGLQPFSTVRGTGLIAEITRLPLTNNEGTNVLHREGKPLDIVKQWMAPFHSPNVEGAPKFLGGCVGYWSYDVIRTIEKLPEEAANDLPIPDYSFAMYDQVWILDHTEKSLYIAVHTQISDISADAADLEQLYQQARDNAHAMLARWQAIRASGSAPLGGAGVDLAREQLHIDVESIAGIQPAFGKADYIAAVQRIQAYISQGDVFQVNLSVRQSRQLSTTPEEIYEALRIVNPSPYMGLLRFDGFALVSGSPELLVQLEDGVLRTRPIAGTRPRGKDEQDDLRLAGELIDNDKERAEHVMLVDLERNDLGRISKYGTVQVKDFMVIEYYSHVMHIVSEVVGELAEGKDVYDVIAATFPGGTITGAPKIRTMEIIEELEPVRRGPYTGSMGWIDYNGNMEFNIIIRTLVAVQGVGHIQAGAGIVIDSIPEREYIESLNKAKAMWKAIEYSERSMSRA
- the lysS gene encoding lysine--tRNA ligase, with the protein product MSQELELNELLVIRRNKLDELRGLGVDPFGGKYVRTHTAQEILAAYQDKTKEELDAEAVEVSIAGRIMQKRGMGKASFAHLQDITGKIQIYVREDALDTAIYRAFDILDLGDIVGVQGVVFKTKTGETSIKVHSLEVLTKSLLPLPDKFHGLSDVELRYRQRYVDLIMNQDVQQTFILRSRIIQAMRRYLDSLGFLEVETPTLHTIAGGASARPFNTHHNALDMQLHMRIAIELHLKRLIVGGLEKVYEIGRVYRNEGISTRHNPEFTMIELYEAYADYKDIMKLTEELVAHIAQEVLGGTTVPYGDHEINLAVGWRRVSMVDAIKEVKGVDFNAHMSNEEAHRLAKEHNVSVEPHMTFGHIVNQFFETFVEETLIQPTFVYGHPLEISPLAKKNPEDPRFTDRFELFIVAREHANAFTELNDPIDQRERFEAQLREKEQGNDEAHEMDEDFIRALEYGMPPTGGLGIGVDRLVMLLTNAPSIRDVLLFPHMRQRQGE
- the pabC gene encoding aminodeoxychorismate lyase, which produces MIISVNGNLIDDKLAVVSVYDHGFLYGLGLFETFRTYGGKPFLLREHLDRLSAGCRELGIVFEPNLERLEGLIASLLQANELEDAYIRYSVSAGEEALGLPTEDYKQPTEIIYIKSLPARDEKTYQQGKALQLLKLPRNTPEGLYRFKSFHYMNNILAKRELQQYSWAAGAEGLMLSEDGYVAEGIVSNIFFVKNGIGYTPSLDTGILPGITRAHVLGLAQQQQIPTQDGLYRWEDLTEADEVFLVNSIQAIVPVTTLYTPSGQAYPVGSGLVGPLTRRLMESYH
- the pabA gene encoding aminodeoxychorismate/anthranilate synthase component II, with amino-acid sequence MILVIDNYDSFTYNLVQYLGEIGEEVIVRRNDEIDLAGVEALAPDHILISPGPCTPNEAGISLSLIDHFKGIIPIFGVCLGHQSIGQAFGGDVIRAERLMHGKTSEIFHDGKTLFEGLPSPFIATRYHSLIVKAETLPDCLEVSAHTAEGEIMALRHKEYPIEGVQFHPESIITQHGHQILRNFLRRTAKAGV
- the folK gene encoding 2-amino-4-hydroxy-6-hydroxymethyldihydropteridine diphosphokinase, with the protein product MTAEEREPTTTAYVALGSNIDDREHYLQDAIAALHQESGIQVTGLSSIYETEPVGYVDQSAFLNMVIQIHTSLPAEALLFTLLAIENRLGRTRDLRWGPRTIDLDLLLYGDEQLTTPDLIIPHPRMHERAFVLVPLTEVLSKRQDAAFEFISGHLEKLEGKEGVVLWKKAQ
- the cysK gene encoding cysteine synthase A → MARLVQSITDLIGDTPLVRLNRVVPEGSAEVYVKLEYQNPGASVKDRIAISMIEVAEQEGKLKPGDTIVEPTSGNTGIGIALVAAAKGYKAILVMPETMSLERRNLLRAYGAQLVLTPGAEGMKGAIKRAEELQAENPSYFIPQQFKNPANVKVHRETTGPEIVEAINAHDGKLDAFISGIGTGGTISGAGGVLKENFPGIKIYAIEPAASPVLSGGKPGPHKIQGIGAGFVPDILNTKIYDEIIAVENEDAFETSRRVAKEEGILGGISSGAAIFAALKVAKELGTGKRVVAIIPSNGERYLSTPLYQFEEQ
- the folB gene encoding dihydroneopterin aldolase, yielding MDKITLSRMQFFGNHGVFPEENKLGQRFYVDVELMLPLSKPGKSDHLDDTVNYGEVFFKVKEIVEGRTFKLIEALAENIASELLHTYTSINEVTVRVIKPHPPFAVIFDGVTIEINRKRAVQ
- the dusB gene encoding tRNA dihydrouridine synthase DusB codes for the protein MLKIGNVEAPNRVVLAPMAGVCNPAFRLIAKEFGTGLVCAEMVSDKAIVHGNTRSMEMLYVDDREKPLSLQIFGGDTETLVQAAKIVDQHTNADIIDINMGCPVPKITKCDAGARWLLQPDKIEQMIATVVAAVNKPVTVKMRIGWDSEHIYAIENAKAVERGGGSAVSVHGRTREQLYTGKADWDIIRDVKQALSIPVIGNGDVVTPEDAKRMLDHTGVDGVMIGRGALGNPWMLYRTVQYLANGELPPEPTPEEKIRIAILHMDRLIALKGEHVAVKEMRKHMAWYLKGLTGSARVKDAIMEMLKRDEMVRVLNEYVEHLSVETLAPTAEESAVVQ
- the greA gene encoding transcription elongation factor GreA; its protein translation is MAEKEVILTPQGLKKLEDELEHLKSVKRREVAERIKVAIGYGDISENSEYEDAKNEQAFIEGRIITLEKLLRNARIINNDDVDTNTVSVGSIVTLKDLEFGDLVEYNIVGTAESDPLMNKISNESPVGRAILGKQRGANVDVVVPAGVIQYQIIDIKK
- a CDS encoding peptidylprolyl isomerase encodes the protein MQNVKRLWGAIIVLAVCNLVLTSLLITHSMNQTEPSQPTEPEQQGEQKNERVVAKIGDREITIKELHTALERHYGTELLGQLLDREVISLEGNETGTAIGNAEINRELKRMQQGYESEEQFYASMQNQLGLSKQEIQEDVTNKLLLEKLATSHVHITDAQVDEYIKTHADEFKQATEYNILQIIVSTKDQANKVIAELAKGESFATLARDRSLDDATNNTGGDLGWIEGDDPFVAAPVLESAKLLKVGEVSKPVSLPQGFAIVKLKNKREKVNPEQGFIRENVRRELALQEAPPLKDYVLQLRNKWKVSIIDPQLR
- a CDS encoding helix-turn-helix domain-containing protein, with product MEKSSVAQRIRAFRKLKGYTQNELADLLGVSIAILGAIERGTRKPDTKIINKISQVLNIEPDELVAAVAR
- a CDS encoding type III pantothenate kinase is translated as MILVIDVGNTNIVLGLYQDRTLLHHWRISTNRSATVDEYGMQLYSLFQHSGILFNEVEGVIVSSVVPPLMGVMENLSLHYLKRTPFIVGPGIKTGLNVRVDNPKEVGADRIVNAVAALELYGAPCIIVDFGTATTYDYIDPAQQLVGCAIAPGIGISTEALYQKAAKLPRIELVKPKSVVGRNTVAAMQAGIVYGYVGQVDGIVERVKQEFNVNPTVIATGGLAELISSESRTIQIVNPLLTLQGLQMIYEKNA
- the folP gene encoding dihydropteroate synthase — encoded protein: MNVLSCGGHELPIGDRTIIMGILNVTPDSFSDGGDYVRVADAVSRARQMVAEGADIIDIGGESTRPGFAAVTQEEELRRVIPVIEALRREINVPISIDTYKAEVAKQALEAGAHIINDVWGGQADARMAIVAASYDCPFIITHNRTNSVYSDFIPDVINDLLLYTKQALEAGVREERIILDPGIGFAKSYEQNLQLMNQLAEITVLGYPVLLGTSRKSVIGLTLNLPPEERLEGTASTVVLGIAQGCGIIRVHDIQAMKRVAVMTDAIIRS